In Fibrobacter sp. UWR3, a single window of DNA contains:
- a CDS encoding phosphatase — protein sequence MDNKLQATVDIGSHSCILLIAAFEDAPASSPAETAEAEVKPRQILVPKLQKVEICRLGEDIYEHGAITQARIEELSRVLTKFRMDLHALGADLKAAVMTEAMRKASNPDEVLDAAEKALWMRPRIISGEEEGKLTYRSVKEWHGEGIVTIDIGGGSTELSNGETTFSIPVGALKMFKAMGPIPGPEYKKFVKETFKEVSFKGMTKKPVYLIGGTGTALAMVYLDKPKFDYKAIEGLEMSIADLDAVTTRISNLSKELRAMLPGLENGRSDVIICGLFWLKSLLEKLRVETFRISTAGIRFGLLYPPEPEPEAKPKAKKTPPWLKKKEENSAEEGSDQ from the coding sequence ATGGATAACAAACTCCAGGCCACCGTAGATATCGGGAGCCACAGCTGCATATTGCTGATCGCCGCATTCGAAGACGCTCCCGCAAGTTCACCAGCCGAAACAGCCGAAGCAGAAGTTAAACCGCGCCAAATTTTGGTGCCGAAACTCCAGAAGGTGGAAATCTGCCGCCTGGGTGAAGACATTTATGAACATGGCGCCATCACGCAGGCGCGCATCGAGGAACTCTCGAGAGTGCTGACCAAGTTCCGCATGGACCTGCACGCGCTCGGCGCCGACCTCAAGGCGGCCGTCATGACCGAAGCGATGCGCAAGGCATCGAACCCGGACGAAGTTCTCGACGCGGCAGAAAAGGCGCTCTGGATGCGCCCGCGAATCATCAGCGGCGAAGAAGAAGGCAAGCTCACCTACCGTTCCGTGAAGGAATGGCACGGCGAAGGCATCGTCACCATCGATATCGGCGGCGGTTCCACCGAGCTCAGCAACGGCGAGACCACGTTCTCGATACCCGTCGGCGCACTCAAGATGTTCAAGGCGATGGGCCCGATTCCTGGACCGGAATACAAGAAGTTCGTGAAGGAGACCTTCAAGGAAGTGAGCTTCAAGGGCATGACCAAGAAGCCCGTCTACCTTATCGGCGGCACGGGAACCGCACTCGCGATGGTCTACCTCGACAAGCCGAAGTTCGACTACAAGGCAATCGAAGGGCTCGAGATGAGCATCGCCGACCTCGACGCGGTCACCACGCGCATATCGAACCTCTCGAAGGAACTGCGCGCGATGCTCCCGGGGCTCGAGAACGGCAGGAGCGACGTAATCATCTGCGGACTTTTCTGGCTCAAGTCGCTTTTGGAAAAACTGCGCGTAGAAACCTTCCGCATCAGCACCGCGGGCATCCGTTTCGGGCTCCTGTACCCGCCGGAACCCGAACCTGAAGCAAAACCGAAGGCGAAAAAGACACCGCCCTGGCTCAAGAAGAAGGAAGAGAATTCTGCCGAAGAAGGCTCGGACCAGTAA
- a CDS encoding class I SAM-dependent rRNA methyltransferase, translating to MMKNLLRTAFEKRASLFEVTDAYRIVNGAADGFPGLTLDRFGDRLQVQFFGPEMLPRRREFVDAVAAMFNPACIIVKERLSRSGKSLENAPMEVAFGTRDAAVGTVREGNARFHVDLLDTVNPGLFLDMRHVRLEVEDRFRAMTGEGSKKIPTLVAMRTKQQVVKCCPPACAGMTSGGPRFLNLFSYTCSFSVHARLGGAAVATNADISGKILDKGRENYALNGLDLRPGEFFRGNALEYVRWAAKKGLKFDGIVLDPPSFARFKGFNFNVREHLMPLVSECAALLNAGAFIMVSSNYSEFALDTFARDVLAAVRSVHEKARTAWKRGQDIDFAGSGATKDSCLVATLVEL from the coding sequence ATGATGAAGAATTTACTTAGGACTGCATTTGAAAAGCGTGCGTCGCTGTTCGAGGTGACGGACGCTTATCGCATTGTAAATGGAGCCGCCGACGGATTCCCGGGGCTTACGCTCGACCGCTTCGGCGACCGCTTGCAGGTGCAGTTCTTTGGGCCGGAGATGCTCCCGCGTCGCCGCGAGTTCGTGGATGCGGTGGCCGCGATGTTCAACCCCGCGTGCATCATCGTGAAGGAGAGGCTTTCCCGTTCGGGCAAGTCGCTTGAGAACGCGCCCATGGAGGTAGCGTTCGGGACCCGCGATGCGGCCGTAGGTACGGTACGCGAAGGCAACGCGCGCTTCCATGTGGACTTGCTCGATACCGTCAATCCGGGGCTGTTCCTCGACATGAGGCACGTGCGCCTCGAGGTGGAAGACCGCTTCCGCGCGATGACTGGCGAAGGTTCAAAGAAGATCCCCACCTTGGTGGCCATGCGCACTAAACAACAAGTTGTTAAGTGCTGTCCGCCCGCCTGCGCGGGGATGACAAGTGGAGGCCCGCGGTTCCTGAACCTCTTCAGCTATACGTGCAGTTTCTCGGTGCACGCGCGCCTCGGGGGTGCCGCAGTCGCCACGAACGCCGACATCAGCGGGAAGATTCTCGACAAGGGCCGCGAAAACTACGCGCTGAACGGGCTCGACCTGCGCCCCGGTGAATTTTTCCGCGGGAATGCGCTCGAATATGTGCGCTGGGCTGCAAAGAAGGGACTCAAGTTCGATGGTATCGTGCTCGACCCGCCGAGTTTCGCGCGCTTCAAGGGGTTCAACTTCAACGTGCGGGAACATTTGATGCCGCTCGTCTCGGAATGTGCGGCGCTCCTGAACGCGGGAGCCTTCATCATGGTGAGTTCCAATTACAGCGAGTTCGCGCTCGACACCTTCGCGCGTGACGTGCTTGCCGCCGTCAGGTCGGTTCACGAAAAAGCCCGCACTGCTTGGAAGCGCGGGCAGGATATCGATTTTGCAGGTAGCGGCGCTACGAAGGATTCTTGCCTCGTCGCGACGCTCGTGGAATTGTAA
- the panB gene encoding 3-methyl-2-oxobutanoate hydroxymethyltransferase, translating to MLTAEDIRALKGTGKKVSMITAYDFAFAQMAEAAGVDQILVGDSLANTMLGYKSTREIGMTEMLIFVAAVCRGAPNTHVVADMPYLSDKDPQTAYDNAKRFMDLGAASVKLEGTPAGVIEYLRSKDIPVCAHLGLLPQTAENFKQKGKTEEEARAIEEAAKFVDSLGCFETVLEHIPEELGKKITGEVKSVTIGIGGGKFTDGHVLVMHDALGMHQKKLPPFATKFVDMYSLGVEGFRKYVESVKNEA from the coding sequence ATGCTTACTGCGGAAGATATCCGCGCCTTGAAGGGCACGGGCAAGAAAGTTTCGATGATTACCGCCTACGACTTCGCGTTCGCCCAGATGGCAGAAGCCGCCGGAGTCGACCAGATTCTCGTGGGCGACAGCCTCGCGAACACCATGCTCGGCTACAAGAGCACCCGCGAAATCGGCATGACCGAAATGCTCATCTTCGTCGCCGCCGTCTGCCGCGGCGCCCCCAACACGCACGTGGTGGCCGACATGCCCTACCTGAGCGACAAGGATCCGCAAACCGCATACGATAACGCTAAGCGCTTCATGGACTTAGGTGCAGCAAGCGTCAAGCTCGAGGGCACCCCCGCAGGCGTCATCGAATACCTCCGCAGCAAGGATATTCCCGTCTGCGCACACCTCGGGCTGCTCCCGCAGACTGCAGAAAACTTCAAGCAGAAGGGCAAGACCGAAGAAGAGGCCCGCGCCATCGAAGAGGCCGCCAAGTTCGTCGATAGCCTCGGATGCTTCGAGACGGTGCTCGAGCACATCCCCGAAGAACTCGGCAAGAAGATTACCGGCGAGGTGAAAAGCGTCACCATCGGCATCGGCGGCGGAAAATTTACCGACGGACACGTGCTCGTGATGCACGACGCGCTCGGAATGCACCAGAAAAAGCTCCCTCCGTTCGCCACGAAGTTCGTCGACATGTATTCCCTCGGCGTAGAAGGCTTCCGCAAGTACGTGGAGAGCGTGAAGAACGAAGCGTAA
- the recO gene encoding DNA repair protein RecO — protein MIKTRAIVLHRFPYSDSSWIVKALTEETGTVSFIVKGGKRKDSPFRGALDPLALCEIVYRENPNTELQFLKEASVINWHPHLREDLLALAKAQVMAEIVLRYAPAGVPLEGEFALLEEALAALDVPDNKLPADDNSEVKLPAGNSPEVKQPADSEVKPPAGNSPEQDATPSLPAGIKPPAGIKQPANKSGVFARWLLDICELWGYHLDMNFCSRCDHQIEGVPADFHPETGAFVCKSCLGVETPRARPETLAGFEALRTGRAIAHPEFVENALLAYLRSHIGFMREINSLKFLNETRKLYDRSR, from the coding sequence ATGATTAAAACCCGCGCGATAGTCCTGCACCGCTTCCCCTACAGCGATTCCAGCTGGATCGTGAAGGCGCTTACGGAAGAAACCGGCACGGTCTCCTTCATCGTGAAGGGAGGCAAGCGCAAGGACAGCCCGTTCAGGGGGGCGCTCGACCCGCTCGCCCTGTGCGAGATAGTGTATCGCGAGAACCCGAATACGGAACTGCAGTTCCTGAAGGAAGCGAGCGTCATCAACTGGCACCCGCACCTTCGCGAAGACCTGCTCGCCCTCGCGAAGGCGCAGGTGATGGCCGAAATCGTACTGCGGTACGCACCCGCGGGTGTCCCGCTGGAAGGTGAATTCGCCCTGCTGGAAGAGGCGCTCGCGGCGCTTGACGTACCCGATAATAAACTGCCCGCGGACGATAATTCTGAAGTTAAACTCCCAGCGGGCAATTCGCCTGAAGTTAAACAGCCCGCAGATTCCGAAGTTAAACCGCCCGCGGGCAATTCGCCGGAACAAGATGCCACACCCTCCTTACCAGCAGGCATTAAACCACCAGCAGGCATTAAACAGCCCGCAAACAAGTCGGGTGTTTTCGCCCGCTGGCTCCTGGATATCTGCGAACTCTGGGGCTACCACCTGGACATGAATTTCTGCAGCCGCTGCGACCACCAAATCGAAGGCGTTCCGGCCGATTTCCATCCGGAAACAGGCGCATTCGTCTGCAAAAGCTGCCTCGGGGTCGAAACTCCCCGCGCTCGGCCCGAGACGCTCGCCGGTTTCGAGGCGCTGCGCACCGGCAGGGCAATCGCGCACCCGGAATTCGTCGAGAACGCTCTCCTCGCCTACCTGCGCAGCCACATCGGGTTCATGCGCGAAATAAACTCGCTCAAGTTCCTGAACGAGACGCGAAAGTTATACGACCGTTCGCGCTAA
- a CDS encoding fibrobacter succinogenes major paralogous domain-containing protein — MSVLLSPWSKRSAAIGSILLLLAACSDDGDDFVTPEDGRGSSEYDDSANTLRDTRDGQRYKTVQIGDQVWMAENLNYDMEGSVCREFEVFTMYGCFYDWNAAMKACPRGWRLPSEDDWTTLVVFAGGTKVAGGKLKATTAWDEKGNYSAGTDDYGFAALPGGVALDRSETRGEGRLSIINSGAFFWSSAGIDDDEAFTLNLRYENDTTGWFENRKNTLISVRCIKD, encoded by the coding sequence ATGTCTGTATTGTTGTCTCCCTGGAGCAAACGGAGCGCCGCGATAGGGTCCATTTTGCTTCTTCTCGCTGCTTGTAGTGACGACGGCGATGACTTTGTTACGCCGGAGGATGGGCGCGGAAGTAGCGAGTACGATGATTCTGCGAATACGCTCCGCGATACGCGCGACGGTCAGAGGTACAAGACCGTGCAGATTGGCGATCAGGTGTGGATGGCGGAAAACCTCAATTACGATATGGAAGGCAGCGTGTGCCGGGAGTTTGAGGTGTTTACCATGTACGGGTGCTTCTACGACTGGAATGCTGCCATGAAGGCGTGCCCGCGCGGTTGGCGCCTGCCGAGTGAAGACGACTGGACGACCCTGGTCGTTTTTGCCGGGGGCACTAAGGTTGCGGGCGGTAAGCTCAAGGCGACGACGGCCTGGGACGAGAAGGGCAACTATTCTGCCGGTACGGATGACTACGGATTTGCGGCGCTACCCGGGGGAGTCGCGCTTGACAGGAGCGAAACCCGTGGCGAAGGGCGTCTCTCCATCATCAATTCCGGGGCGTTCTTCTGGAGTTCCGCTGGAATCGATGACGACGAGGCTTTCACCTTGAATCTTCGCTACGAAAATGACACTACGGGCTGGTTCGAGAACCGAAAAAATACCTTGATCAGTGTCCGCTGTATCAAGGACTAG
- the nrdR gene encoding transcriptional regulator NrdR, translating to MICPFCKNDNDKVVDSRVSGIAIRRRRECLACGRRFTTREYIELQPLTVVKRSGEKQPFQREKLIRGIMNSCKKRPITPEDIEELATRVENALPVNDNSEVGYDTIGNLVMQELKKLDAVAYVRFASIYREFKEVGEFVDQIKSMDKT from the coding sequence ATGATTTGCCCTTTTTGCAAGAACGACAACGACAAAGTGGTCGATAGTCGCGTGAGTGGAATCGCCATCCGCAGACGGCGTGAGTGCCTGGCCTGCGGCCGCAGGTTCACGACCCGCGAGTATATTGAACTCCAGCCGTTGACGGTCGTGAAGAGGAGTGGCGAAAAGCAGCCTTTCCAGCGCGAAAAGCTGATTCGCGGCATCATGAACTCGTGCAAGAAGCGCCCGATTACGCCCGAGGACATCGAAGAACTCGCGACCCGCGTGGAAAACGCCCTGCCGGTGAACGACAATTCCGAGGTGGGCTACGATACTATCGGGAATCTCGTGATGCAGGAACTCAAGAAGCTCGACGCGGTCGCCTACGTGCGGTTCGCTTCCATCTACCGCGAGTTCAAGGAAGTAGGCGAGTTCGTGGACCAGATCAAGTCGATGGATAAAACTTAG